The following coding sequences lie in one Zingiber officinale cultivar Zhangliang chromosome 2B, Zo_v1.1, whole genome shotgun sequence genomic window:
- the LOC122049486 gene encoding uncharacterized protein LOC122049486, protein MREGINNGRLTSDGVMEFRWSSPIKGREVVSLTRIAFRWSIIDSVEMTSLLCRINISPMHSCAWLPRRRKSSPDPLPEMLFARWAQLSSFTSCVTPESSFTPIERAMEAVYDKMKEEEEPWSRVVVTPEKLEKWMRDSIGEIVRNISEGPFLMHVFSDGGLRLEREAAASERWKRIRKRWDEERRVPDAVVLMKELPGEEEEVEAVVRRTKRTWGLVVQGRGMDGAICYILDTTRVQSSVGFCTHFCLVRAQSSGEAADVQLTNAWLQGRQ, encoded by the exons ATGCGTGAAGGAATAAACAATGGACGCCTGACGAGTGACGGCGTCATGGAATTCCGGTGGTCATCGCCAATAAAGGGGAGAGAAGTAGTGAGCCTGACGAGAATCGCATTCCGATGGTCGATCATTGATAGTGTAGAAATGACGTCTTTGCTCTGTCGCATTAATATTTCACCAATGCACAGTTGTGCATGGCTGCCGCGGCGACGCAAATCTTCCCCCGATCCACTGCCGGAGATGTTGTTTGCCAGGTGGGCACAATTGTCTAGCTTTACCTCTTGCGTCACGCCAGAGTCATCTTTTACCCCCATAGAAAGGGCGATGGAGGCCGTTTACGATAAAATGAAAGAGGAAGAGGAGCCTTGGAGCAGAGTCGTTGTCACCCCCGAGAAGCTGGAGAAGTGGATGAGAGACTCCATTGGAGAG ATCGTGCGGAACATCAGTGAAGGGCCTTTTCTCATGCACGTGTTCTCCGACGGCGGCCTGAGGCTGGAGAGGGAAGCGGCGGCGTCGGAGAGGTGGAAGCGGATCAGGAAGAGGTGGGACGAGGAGCGCCGCGTGCCGGATGCAGTCGTTCTGATGAAGGAGCTTCCGggggaagaagaggaggtggaggcgGTGGTGCGGAGGACGAAGAGGACGTGGGGGCTGGTGGTGCAGGGGAGGGGGATGGATGGTGCCATCTGCTACATCCTGGACACCACCCGCGTGCAGTCGTCGGTGGGATTCTGCACGCACTTCTGCCTCGTGCGGGCGCAAAGCTCCGGCGAGGCCGCCGACGTGCAGCTCACCAACGCATGGTTGCAGGGAAGGCAGTAA
- the LOC122048622 gene encoding protein TRACHEARY ELEMENT DIFFERENTIATION-RELATED 7A-like yields the protein MAFRPVPCRPLNPFCAPPPIVTPPPPPPSRSPPPPPPIVTPPPPPPRRRPPPPAPIVTPPPPPPRRSPPPPSPAAVAPPPPPSRQPPPPPPKLPPTPIRPPPTPVAPLAPPPPSPSNSVVIVVVVSLGGLFFLAFLAAAILCFLKKKKQKMRAREALVELEDHVHVHETVVPGPHGQHLAAVIVDEDVVVRERLKKGEATAVAKAWLGGSVDPTAGSTAGTSRPGPAG from the coding sequence ATGGCCTTCCGGCCCGTCCCATGTCGCCCTTTAAATCCATTTTGTGCTCCGCCTCCAATTGTAACCCCACCACCTCCGCCACCAAGTCGGAGTCCCCCGCCTCCCCCTCCGATTGTGACCCCACCACCTCCGCCACCACGTCGGAGACCCCCGCCTCCCGCGCCAATTGTAACCCCACCACCTCCTCCACCTCGCCGAAGCCCCCCTCCGCCGTCACCTGCAGCTGTAGCCCCACCACCCCCACCGTCGAGGCAGCCACCACCGCCACCTCCTAAACTGCCACCGACGCCTATCCGCCCGCCACCCACCCCAGTTGCACCACTTGCTCCGCCTCCGCCGAGCCCAAGCAACAGCGTCGTCATCGTGGTGGTCGTCTCCCTCGGCGGCCTCTTCTTCCTCGCGTTCCTTGCGGCCGCCATACTCTGTttcctgaagaagaagaagcagaagatgAGGGCGAGAGAAGCGTTGGTGGAGTTGGAGGATCACGTGCACGTGCATGAGACGGTGGTTCCGGGGCCGCATGGGCAGCATCTGGCGGCTGTCATCGTCGACGAGGACGTCGTAGTCCGCGAGAGGTTGAAGAAGGGGGAGGCGACCGCGGTTGCTAAAGCTTGGCTCGGTGGCTCCGTGGACCCGACTGCGGGCTCCACTGCCGGAACCAGTCGCCCCGGCCCGGCTGGTTAA